The following coding sequences lie in one Oncorhynchus gorbuscha isolate QuinsamMale2020 ecotype Even-year linkage group LG10, OgorEven_v1.0, whole genome shotgun sequence genomic window:
- the LOC124045512 gene encoding nuclear factor 7, brain-like — protein sequence MASTTYVEELTCSVCLSLFTDPVSLSCGHSFCRQCFTNFRRTQNLCPHCRARISTAEGNLSTNHILKSLADKAKEEAIRDEKTRGTEWLCPDHDEKLKLFCETDQQLVCVICRDGEKHDGHKFKPIKEAASARRRELDEAIQFHTSDNSSVEHLAKQQEKEMTKTKTKSCQLRTQISSQFEEMHQFLKKREDQIKNELQEKEEKTLTKMRGNLESMELILSERKEKEVMMKSAQDIPDSEGFLQWWNERSWSEVEALKNRDMPPPDRHGEDTTETQGATKERQTSPGWMT from the exons ATGGCGTCTACAACGTACGTAGAGGAACTAACctgttctgtgtgtctctctctcttcactgatCCAGTCAGCCTCTCCTGTGGTCACTCATTTTGTCGACAATGTTTTACAAACTTTCGGAGAACACAGAATCTGTGTCCTCATTGCCGGGCTAGAATCTCAACAGCTGAGGGAAATCTCTCAACCAATCACATTCTGAAGAGCTTGGCCGACAAAGCTAAAGAGGAAGCAATACGCGACGAGAAGACAAGG GGGACTGAGTGGTTGTGTCCAGACCATGACGAGAAACTGAAACTATTCTGTGAGACAGACCAACAGTTGGTTTGCGTCATATGCCGGGACGGGGAGAAGCATGACGGGCATAAGTTTAAACCTATCAAAGAGGCAGCCTCAGCTAGGAGGAGGGAATTAGATGAGGCCATTCAGTTCCACACTAGTGACAACAGCTCCGTGGAGCACCTGGCCAAACAACAGGAAAAAGAGATGACAAAAACCAAGACTAAGTCCTGTCAGCTGAGGACTCAAATCAGCAGCCAGTTTGAAGAGATGCACCAGTTTCTGAAGAAGAGGGAAGATCAGATAAAGAATGAGTtgcaggagaaagaagagaagaccTTGACGAAGATGAGAGGGAATTTAGAGAGTATGGAGTTGATACtgtcagagaggaaagagaaggaggtgatGATGAAATCTGCTCAGGACATCCCAGACAGCGAGGGTTTCCTGCAGTGGTGGAATGAACGGAGCTGGTCTGAGGTGGAGGCACTAAAGAACAGGGACATGCCACCGCCAGACCGTCATGGGGAGGACACGACTGAAACGCAAGGAGCCACCAAGGAGCGTCAAACAAGTCCAGGGTGGATGACCTAA